The Nomia melanderi isolate GNS246 chromosome 13, iyNomMela1, whole genome shotgun sequence sequence GTTAACATCTTTGGTGGCATCATGAGGTGTGATGTAATCGCAGAAGGAATTATAGCTGCAACTAAAGAACTTAGCTTAAAAATTCCTGTTGTTGTTCGATTGCAGGTAACGTGACTAAAAGatagtaaataattgtttttcaaaCGATGGCTGacataaaatatactaaatacTATGACGTTCGATTGTTGTTCTATTCTAGGGTACAAACGTAGACGAAGCGAAAGCCCTGATCGCAAACGCAGGTTTGaaaatcgtaccgatcgatgaTCTCGACGAAGCTGCTCGAGTTGCGGTGAAACTGTCTACGATTGTCAAGTTGGCGCAATCGGAGAATCTTAGTGTGAACTTTGAGATACCTTCGATTTCATAGATTTAGCAAGAATTGTAACTACCAGAAGAAAGAAagttaaaagaaagaaagaaaagtcaAAAATATATTCGCGCCCTGTTAAACGGTTGGAAGAACATTTGAAAGTAATAACTACGTAACAACTTCGAATGTTATTTCTGCGCTTATCTCTTTAGAATCACATCTCAGTGTTTCAAACGCTGCCGCGTCACGTGGAATAGCAAAATGTTCATCGAAAGTGTTCTAAATAAGACTTGTACTTTTCCGAGAGAACACGGTGTTTCTTCATACTCCTGTAAATGTTGAATGCTAGAAAAATTACCCAAACTATTCATTGGAACTTTTTTAGTGTTGCTTATTTTCCATTGTAAGCACAAACTCATTACTGGGAAGTGTGCAGGCTTCTCTGAAAACATTGTTTATTGCTTGCCCGTCAATGGGTCTCTGTGATTCAGTATTAAAACTAAGttatatgatatatatttatCGACATAGCTATATTTTTTGCACGAAAGTCTATGCAACATTCTTTCGAAGCTTCTATTTGGACCGACAAGGTGTAACTGTTACTAaccgaaaaaaaaaaagaatcaattGTAACTCTATCCGCGAGACAAATTGTTGTGTCTAAGCCATGCGTCATCTAAACAAAGGCCTGTTCAGTGTAACATAGATATACATGTAGctatatgtacacatatataaattattttacgtattttggtttgttttactttttattaacgATGAATCTTAACGTGCACATTCTTTTCACCTTGAGATGTGTTAGTATTGCGAGACAATGAAATTTCGCCATatcagtattatattatatatatatgtatatatataattattatacatagatATGACGTGATTCAACAATGATAAGTCACTCGTGAAATATATCATATAACTGGAACAGTCCACAATGTCGTCCGTTTGCTAAGAACGTATTtatgagaaaattttctttgacaaatatattaaatgtaacaTTACTTTGCTATTACAATgctaaactttaaataaaactgtaaatgtTCCTTCGAGTGTAATGCAGTTTCAAAGTATTTTCagtttattgaaattgttatgaTCTGCAATGATGAgtctcttttttaataaaaatataaaaaaaatgtattgttacatcgagtacatatatatttaaatctACGAACACAGAGAATGATGAGTATTAAAATTTTGCTTCATCGATATATTTCAAACGTAGTTATCACGATCGTCTTCGGGTTGGCCCACCTGTTTGGAGCAGGTAATACACATGCTAATGGGGACTTACGGGATGATTTGAATAACGTGCAttacaacgaaaatttcatattagcagctctgttttctcttgtactTTGAAAACATTGATTCgaaaactttttaatttgaaaaaatggtGAGGACAAAGGCAGACCGCGTACCAGGCAAAGGTAAATAAACGCTGCTGTAAATTTTccattgattttgaaaatcatttttttcctGTTTCCTTGACTTCGATCCAGTGTTCGATCTTTCATCGTTCAATTTGAAGCTCAAAATTGGACGTAGAATATTTGTTCCCTTATATTATGATTCTCAATTAATGTTGTTTAAAATCATTGTTTACGATCTTTGTAGCCGTTGGCGCCAAAGCACCAGCTAAATCCGTGAAAAATACCCCCGTAAAAAAAGTGACAGGAACCAGTAAAGGTAaatgaagtaatatttatagagCACTGTGTCTTGTTTTAACTAACAAAAGTGTGTTTAATGTAAGAACAAAGTTTAAACTTTTGTTGTACAATCTACAGTAATTTATAAAGCACTTTTAACTTGGAACAGTTGATAGAAAATCCAACAGTGCACGTATACTTTTTTCTCAATGTCTGTCacaggaaaatttcaaaagtattattttaGGAAAGAATTATTCGGGTGGTAATCCATATCATCCAAGGGACACACCTGATTGGCAGAAACCAATTACATGTTTCCTTAATCAAAATTCTTCGAAAGAAGCTACAGATTGTCCAGGACCACACgtaattttttcagatttttcagtAGCATACATTTCTCTATTAGAAAATCCTTTTAACAATGGTTTATCATTGATAGGAAACTGAGGATCAAATTGCAAACGAAGAGGCAGGAAATGAATTGGATTAAATCCTTGATGATTATAATGTTTTTCAGCagtgtaatattatttcattgttgTCTGTTGCtacagtaattatttattttttatatgtagCATAAACGtaactaatttatattttattaatacactAGAAAAACTTTTAAGTTTCCAAGTATGTGATAAAAAATAAGAGAGATAAGTTTACTACATTTCAATACCAGGAGTTTGAAATATGTTCAGTATTATAAGTAGACTGGCGGATACTCgtgcaaatataaacatttatattcatcTTTACAACAGTATGAATTAGAGATAATAAGTTAATTTCGTTAGTAAACCCTTTATTAGATTCAAAGCTATTAAAAATGTTGTTAACTTTGTACGAATTTTTCCATATTGTCTTTTACAACATTAACATACGTTATATCTGCATAGAATCCgcaatttaattataagtaattttCTAAGACTTTGAAGCTTTaagaatgtaatatatttcaataaaactgaTGTATCATACGAAAGATACGAATGTTCTTTTAATGTAAttcttaattgaaatttataagacaGAATGGCATATACTGCAAATGACATTAACCAGagagtaattgtaaaataataaataatgacttTCTGCAGTTGCTTTTAGAAATTTCGAATCACGATGAAGATGCCCGACCAATCACGATTAAGCGTTTCTGATATTTGTTTCTGGTGATTGCCGTTCTGATAGATTCAGGAACGCACGATTACCATCAAAATTTTGGCAGTCGAAGTTGCGGTAAAGATTCGCAGTATTGAAATGTTGCGGGcggtgaaatttcattaaaatcaagtttttctaAGAAGATCTTCGCTCGAACGAACGGGATCAAATTCAGTGTCGCCTCTTCCCTGGAAACATTGtaattttctgttctttttgtTGAATCGGAACGTAAAAATATTGAGAACAGCAACTGTAACCGGCTGTGAAAAAGTTTTCAATCATGGCTAATGTCTCTTATCAAATTGCTAACTTGCTGGAGAAGGTATTTATCACGTTCTTTTAAATCAATACATTCAATGTATTTCGACGTTAGAAATTTTTGTCTGTtgctttgaaataattttacacGAAAGTTTTAACATTTGCACCGGTGATGGTACTCAGCTTTTACATAACCTTTATtggtataaaaaatattctgttgATTTTATGAGATTCGcgttaatttgtaatataaacgCACGTTTGTTCGCTTATGgaagtttatttcatttctattcgaaagtatacaattatttatatacatatatataaatatatatatataatatatatatatatatatatatatatatatatatatatacacatattgtTACTTTTAGCCGCGAATACGAATTTCTATTTGTACGAATGcatcgtttcaatgaaaaacaaagGTGTTACTTGGTAGAAGAGCGAgtctatgtaaatattattttaaaccaTTCAATGGAAATGTTTGCATTCTTTATTTGTTATTCCTTAAACGATCCTTTACATCCTGGTTTTATAGTCTATTACATTgtacgaatgaaatttattagaatttattaaaatttattgtctTAGATGACCTCCAGCGATAAGGACTTTAGATTCATGGCAACTAATGATCTGATGAGCGAATTACAAAAAGATAGTATCAAATTGGACGATGACTCGGAGCGCAAAGTTGTGAAAATGCTTTTAAAGCTATTGGAGGACAAGAATGGAGAAGTACAAAACCTTGCAGTAAAATGGTACAGTTATACAGAAATTATAGCATATAGTACTAAGCCTAGAAAGTAGAAAATTTctcttttgttattatatttgaaattgatttataatggtattaaatattcaacattttcattatttaaaaagatcAGTTACGTTCTTTCTTGCATTTGCAAGATTTTCTTTGTA is a genomic window containing:
- the LOC116431543 gene encoding PCNA-associated factor, which codes for MVRTKADRVPGKAVGAKAPAKSVKNTPVKKVTGTSKGKNYSGGNPYHPRDTPDWQKPITCFLNQNSSKEATDCPGPHETEDQIANEEAGNELD